The Onychomys torridus chromosome 4, mOncTor1.1, whole genome shotgun sequence DNA window CTGTTAGGGAGTAAGAAGCCAACTGACTTTATTTACTATAGGTCtatattaaaacaatgaaaaatacttGTATTTAATTGAAAGATGTAATACATTAGTCAAATGAACTCAATATAATTAAACAGTTGGTTATAGGACAACTGACACTTTTCTTTATAATCACTACTAAGAACAGTCTTAACAGTTCCTAATCAAAAGCCTAGATTCTAGATTCAGccagggtgtggtggcccatgcctttaatcccagcacttgggaggcaggcagaggcaggtggatctctgtgaattctaggccagcttggtctataaaatgagttccaggacagggctacacaaagaaaccttgtcttgggaaaaacaaacaaacaaaaaaacaaaaacccaaaaaccaaaccaaaccaaaccaacaaaagccTAGATTCAGTAAGTGGGCAGATAGGCTGGTCCACTTCAGAACACCCAGAGCAGACAGACACCAGCACAACAGATACGGCACAAATGTCTATACTGGGAACTCAGCCTGGCTCCTAGCTTCTTCAAAAGGTCTACTGAAGGAGAGTGGGGGTGATTACCCCTCGCTGAGGCTGAGAGCTTTTGTCTACATCTTCAAGAATGCTTGACAGGTAAAGACCTAGGAAAGGCTGAGCCCTCAATGCAATGTGGCTTTGGAGACAAGCAAATAAAGGTTAGATGAGGTAACACATACTACaaccccagcattcgggaggctgaGACATGAGGATCCAGTTCAAGCAACAGCTTGTTCTGTACACCTATATTgtgacacaaagaaagaaaacaaaaagaacaaaacaaaacatgtagacagccagatggtggtggtggtggtggcacacctttcatcccagcacttgggaggcagaggcaggtggatctgagttcaaggcaggtggatctctaagttcaaggccagcctggtctacagaataagttctaggatagccaggactgtttcacagagaaaccccatcttgaaaaaacaaacaacaacaacaaaaaatacatgtAGACAAGAAGTATATCAaagggctaaagagatgactcagtagttaagtaTACATCTCTCttagacctgagttcaattcacagtacCCACATAAATTAGCTCAGAATCAACATTAACTCCTgcttcaagggatccaacaccctcttttggtctctgagtgttcatgaacatacatacacagaaacacacataagtacaaacagaaattaaaatttgagTAAGTATCGCNNNNNNNNNNNNNNNNNNNNNNNNNNNNNNNNNNNNNNNNNNNNNNNNNNNNNNNNNNNNNNNNNNNNNNNNNNNNNNNNNNNNNNNNNNNNNNNNNNNNAAGAATTTTCTAACCCATGTGAACTAAGATACAAAAAACTCAGCTGCCACAATCTTTAgagacacaaaaacaacaaatctgATTAAGAAATCAAattcaaagttaaagaaaaatctgaaaaatcaTCACTAAATCTAAgtttcccaaacaaacaaaaaaaagtgccAAGTTACCAGAAATCAGAGCCCCTCAACCTCTAAGCAGCACTTCACTTCCTCCCTACTGAAGACTACGGCAAAACTGGCTGCAGGTTTATAGAGGACAGAGACTGCTCCTGTGCATCACACAATTAGAGTGAACCAACACCACTCCAACAcaagcagcagaagcagctgaGGAGAGCAGACCCACAGAGGGCTGCACAGCCAGCAAAGCCGTGCTACTGATGTGGCGAGTCCTTGCACCACCTTTTTCTGAATGGACAGTGCTTTGGAGAAAAGCGGCAGAGGGAGAATGGACAGGTGGAGCAGTGGACAGGGGCTCAGCGAGGCTCTCAGCCTACTCACAGTTCTTCCACCTGTTTCATACGCAGAGATACACTGCCGGCCTCCTTAGTTATGCGTGTCCTGCACAGAGGGTACAGCAAAAGCATGCATACATTAGTGGGATTAATCCACGGGAATGAAAAGCAGCAGCTCCGACTGGTGCCATGACGGCAGATGCTTGAAGTGGGAAAAACTCAGGAATCATTCAAAAGCTCTCAGAAGCAGCCCAGGCCATGAATAAAAATCACAGTGGAGAACAGCAGGAAAATTAAATGAGAGGGTTAGTTTACCTTCATGTTCCTGACAAGTCTGCTACATTAAGGCAGCGTTCCCTGTACTGCAAACACTTAACTGCACAGAGCAAGGCCAGGGGACAGAACAGACTTGAAGGACAGTGCTGATTCTAACAGCCAGTTCAGCAACACTATCTCCATCAATACTGTGTTCTTTTATGACCCAGGCCTGTGACAAGAACACAAACTCAAGTGTCCCCTTGTCTATGCAGTAACAGTGAAGAATTCCTACGTGAACAAATGGTTCTTGTCATTTCAACATCATTAAGGTCAGAAAAGCACTTATTCTAAGCCCTACCGGACTTGGAAATATATGTCCTGGGTATTTCCCAGGTGCCCAAAGCTGTTGACTTCATTAGCAGAGTAAGATATGCACTACAGGACAGACAAACAGTACAATATGGGGCTTATCTATATGATGAGGAGAAAAcaagcttaaaaaataaattacgtTCTCTGAATCTAAAGCTATGGAAGAGAGAGCAGCTCTCCAGGCAGCTGTCcaaagggaggcagagccaaggggtAAGAAGATATCTGAAAATTCAACCCCAAAAGAATCTTGCCTGTAAGCCAAAGGCTAACTGTATCAAGTAGTAAAATGTGGTGTAGAAAAAGCAGCCCAGAAACACAGCAAAAAACCAGTGAGATTAAGGTATTAGTCCAGAATTTGGGCTCTAAAAGGGAATTtgtgggtgaggagacaagggaAACAGAGAGTACAAAGGGCCCCAGAGCCCCTGACTGTGTCTGACTGAGGTGGGTTAAGCCCTGAGGGCTGTCTagcctgtgctgtgtgtgtttgagcCCTTACTGGTTGTCGATTTGCCCCTGGCGCAGCGCAATGCTGCCCTGCTCTTCCAGGAGGTTCTCCCTCGAGGCTGACTGGGCGGGGTCAAGCTTCTTCACATATGCAGCTGGCACAAAACCCTGACGATCATTCACTTCCACTTTCCACCAATcctaagggagagaaaaagaaaactgaaagcatATTCTTTTCCTGAGAAAGACAGAGCTTACGCTGgcctggttttttatttttttaattttgtgtctttgtgtgtatgttacaAGTGTGTGCCCGCATgtatgcccatggaggccagaagcatgTCAGATGttcttgcagctggagttacagggagttgtgagtcTTGTGACatagtgctgggaactcaactcctctggaagaggagcaaagtgctcctaactgctgagcaacctctccagccccccaaacaCTGGCCTATTTGCATGCGTGTGTAGCAGCCACACACAAAGGAGCTCTATTACTTCAAGAAGCTTGTGACAGATTGGAGTCACTCTGCACTGCGACACATGGAGGGTTACAGGTTAAAGATGCAGTTAACTATGGAGGCCAGCCTTCCCATGTAGAGTTAGTTCAAACTATGCTGTCCAACACTGTAGCCACTAGCAACACAGACCTATTCAGCTTTTGTACATTGGAACCAAACTCATCAAGAGCTTCAGTTATATTAACTATAATTCAAGTGTCTGCCGTATGTGCTTAGAAGTAACCATGGGCACAGCACACACAGTATTTTCAACCTCACCTTTAAAACTATGTCAGGGCAACACTGGTCTTGGACAAACTAGGTGGACCAGAGAGTTGGATTCAAAAGATGTTAACAACAGATAAGACTCACAGGTTTCCTTAACCACTAAGGATGGGCTCAGAGTTCCCTAGCAATGGGCAGAACAGTTCTTTGATCTTAACTAAGATGGGAAGCAGAATCCCTCATGACCAGTCAAGTAGTATGCGAAGGAACACATCTCTCCCTTCAAGGACAGTGTCATACCAGCATGGGCTAAGGAGGAAGGCTGATGTACTGTATAGCATTTAATTTGAAGATGAAGTGTATAAGATGTATCACAGCTGCCTTCAACTATCTGCTAATTTTGAGCTACAACTACACAGTCTGGATGAGTAACCAACAGATAGGCTCAGTAGTATACAGTGTCTGTCCAGCCTCTATGAGGTCTTGTCTTCCAGGGCCAGCACTAtaaacaaccaccaccaacagTGTAAGTTATGCACCACCAACAGTGTAAGTTATGGAGCAAATAAATCAGGGCTCAGAAGGGAGAATGTTCAGCCaggaacacttgatttttttttgtttgtttgttttggtttttcgagacagggtttctctgtagctttggaggctgtcctggaactcgctttgtagaccaggctggcctcaaactcataaaagatccacctgcctctgcctcccgagtactgggattacaggcgtgcgccaccaccacccggctggaacACTTGATTTTGATTGTGATTGTGAAGATCTTGCAAGTGACTCGTGGTTCTACTTGTACATGCCAAGACTCTAGAGGATTGATCTAGGACTTCCCTAGTCATATGTGGCTTTGGATAAATGAAGAGTGACTGGGATTTTGATAAAGTAACCCCTTCTCTTCCCATTCTACCCAAGGATATCCAGCAGAGAACATACTCCAGGGTGCTAATGCACCCAACCCTGGCCATCCTGTGCCTTGCCTTGTTGGTGCTGTTGAGCAAGGTGAGGATATCCCCTTTCTTCATGGTGACCTCACGAGGGCTCTTCTCCTGATAGTCATAGAGAGCCAAGACTAGCTCCTTCCCGGTCTCATCATCCATGGGGGCCACTTGTTGCTAACAATCCAAAGGAAAGGCAAAATGATTAAATGTCACTCATAACGTGTCACCCAAGCACACAACAATCCAACTTCAACAGATATGTTAAATACACACTTATGAgagttctctttttgtttttttgagacagggtctctctctatgtgGCCCTCAAACTTAAAAAGAACTTTGTAAAGAGCCAATCCTATTTTAGTagttatatagaccaggctggccttgaactcattctggagatctgtctgcctctgcctcctgagtgctgagattaaaggtttgtaccactacacccagctcctTGAGAGTTCTTTACTGAAACTACCAAAAAAGATTTGTTCAAGCTGTTGaccattaaaacaaatatatgacTGAATATATCCGGGTACGGTGGCTAATGCGTATAAATAAAGCACTTGAGAAGCTAAATGGGAAGAATCAGTTAGTTTGAGGCCTACCTGGACTATAAAGTGACACCCTGACTGTAGACCTCTGTGTGAGAAGAACATTGCCCATGGCAGTTATGGTGGCATGTGCCCTTAATCACAACACTCAAACAAATCCAGCAAACAAAGTAGAGGCAGGCCATTTACccgagtttggggccagcctggtctacatagtgagaccctgtcacaaacaaacccaaagaccCACGGCCTTAAATGTCTGTCCATTCCCCTTGCCTCATCCTGGGCCCTCAGTACTCTACAACGGCAGCACTACTTACCCGGCATGACTGGGCCTGCTCTCGCAAAGCCTGGATGCTGCTGCCATAGGCGCTGAGATCAGACATCAAAGCTTCATGCTTCTTGAGCAGAGCCTGAAACCATACACATGGAATCTTGTCTGTCTTCAGAGGCCCCTTGCCATAAGAAGACATGACTGCTAGCTGTTCTGTAtactcctaatttttttttaatattttgtaaaatatatttttaaaatcatttgagaaCATCATACATGAGTAGTGCACCTACACCTCCACTTCCCTCTCCCCGTCAACTACTCCCATACTTCCTCCTTTTCTACAATTACTATTCTCTCTACACACGCTCGCACACACTCTACTGAGTACATTTATTGCTGCACATGTATGAATTTGTGTCTGGGGCTGACCACTTGTG harbors:
- the LOC118581303 gene encoding spectrin alpha chain, non-erythrocytic 1-like, which gives rise to MVEEGHFAAEDVKAKLSELNQKWEALKAKASQRRQDLEDSLQAQQYFADANEAESWMREKEPIVGSTDYGKDEDSAEALLKKHEALMSDLSAYGSSIQALREQAQSCRQQVAPMDDETGKELVLALYDYQEKSPREVTMKKGDILTLLNSTNKDWWKVEVNDRQGFVPAAYVKKLDPAQSASRENLLEEQGSIALRQGQIDNQTRITKEAGSVSLRMKQVEEL